The proteins below come from a single Chryseobacterium nepalense genomic window:
- the rnpA gene encoding ribonuclease P protein component — MTNFKYPRAEKLKKNTEISLLFEKGKWRSNGNLRIIILKDKTAAPVEHTKFAVSVSKKYFKRAVHRNRVKRLLRECYRLHKDLFKESFGNKTMAMLFWISPEMPEKFQDVEEQFIKLCQSMKKD; from the coding sequence ATGACAAACTTTAAATATCCCAGAGCTGAAAAGCTTAAAAAAAACACCGAGATTTCTTTACTTTTTGAAAAAGGTAAATGGCGAAGCAATGGGAACCTGAGAATTATTATTCTGAAAGATAAGACTGCCGCGCCTGTTGAACATACGAAGTTTGCGGTATCGGTTTCAAAAAAATATTTTAAAAGAGCGGTACACAGAAACCGGGTGAAAAGGCTGCTCAGAGAATGTTACCGTCTTCATAAAGATCTTTTTAAAGAAAGCTTCGGGAATAAAACAATGGCCATGCTTTTCTGGATATCTCCTGAAATGCCTGAGAAGTTTCAGGATGTTGAAGAGCAGTTTATAAAGCTTTGCCAATCGATGAAAAAAGATTAA
- a CDS encoding tRNA threonylcarbamoyladenosine dehydratase, which yields MDKYWLERTELLIKEEGLEKLTKANVLVIGLGGVGSFAAEFLARAGVGNMTIVDGDTVDITNINRQLPALHSTVGKHKVEVVAERLLDINPRLHLTKINEFLNPERMDQVLDEGKFDYILDCIDSVTPKLTLLIAARRRKIKVVSSMGAGGKTDPSKVMVRDISKTHNCYLAKQVRKRLKKEKINKGIRCVFSNEIQNEESLKMTDGSNYKRSFYGTISFIPAIFGLYAAAEVINYLVKKD from the coding sequence ATGGATAAATACTGGCTGGAAAGAACGGAACTTCTGATCAAAGAAGAAGGTCTGGAAAAGCTAACGAAGGCAAATGTACTGGTTATAGGTTTAGGAGGAGTCGGTTCTTTTGCCGCAGAATTCCTCGCAAGAGCCGGAGTCGGCAATATGACAATTGTAGACGGCGATACGGTAGACATCACGAATATCAACAGACAGCTTCCTGCGCTGCATTCAACCGTAGGAAAACATAAAGTGGAAGTGGTGGCAGAAAGACTTTTAGACATCAATCCCAGGCTTCATTTAACCAAAATCAATGAATTTCTTAACCCGGAAAGGATGGACCAGGTTCTTGATGAAGGAAAATTCGACTATATCCTAGACTGTATCGACAGCGTAACGCCTAAGCTAACCTTGCTAATTGCTGCGAGAAGGAGAAAAATAAAAGTGGTAAGCTCGATGGGAGCCGGCGGAAAAACAGATCCCAGTAAAGTTATGGTGCGGGATATCAGCAAAACCCATAACTGCTACCTTGCAAAACAGGTACGGAAAAGACTGAAAAAGGAGAAAATCAACAAAGGAATCCGTTGTGTTTTTTCAAATGAAATTCAGAATGAGGAAAGTTTAAAGATGACTGACGGGAGCAATTATAAGAGATCTTTTTACGGAACTATCAGCTTTATTCCTGCAATTTTCGGATTGTATGCGGCAGCAGAGGTAATTAATTACCTGGTGAAAAAAGATTAA
- a CDS encoding TatD family hydrolase, giving the protein MEFFDFHHHKKNISFGIYNLDLNSVPTDIPYSIGIHPKAINIRTLEEQFQWIESTITENCIAIGECGLDSFAEADLKMQEDVFLRQITIANEIKKPVIIHCVRKFYEVISFKKYAEQPMIIHGFNKKESIAEDLLKNNFYLSFGKALLYNLSLQNTLRITPLDKIFLETDNDDFDIRDLYLKVAEIKAISPEDLHQQVLENLETIKNG; this is encoded by the coding sequence ATGGAATTTTTTGATTTTCATCATCATAAGAAAAATATTTCTTTCGGAATTTACAACCTGGACCTGAATAGTGTTCCGACTGATATTCCGTACTCCATTGGGATTCATCCTAAAGCTATTAACATCAGAACCCTAGAAGAGCAGTTTCAGTGGATTGAATCTACTATTACAGAAAACTGTATTGCCATTGGAGAATGCGGATTGGATTCTTTTGCAGAAGCTGATCTGAAAATGCAGGAAGATGTTTTTCTGAGGCAGATCACAATCGCCAATGAGATTAAAAAACCTGTCATCATTCATTGTGTACGAAAATTTTATGAAGTGATTTCTTTTAAAAAGTATGCCGAACAGCCCATGATCATTCATGGTTTTAATAAAAAAGAAAGCATTGCTGAAGATTTGCTTAAAAATAATTTTTACCTGAGTTTTGGAAAAGCGCTTTTGTATAATTTATCTTTGCAAAATACTTTAAGAATTACTCCTTTAGATAAAATCTTTTTAGAAACCGATAATGATGATTTTGATATCAGAGATCTGTATCTAAAAGTTGCAGAAATAAAAGCTATTTCGCCCGAGGATTTACATCAACAAGTTTTAGAAAATTTAGAGACAATAAAAAATGGATAA
- a CDS encoding TetR/AcrR family transcriptional regulator produces the protein MKKKFTEKQIHILDIAEELIAKKGYEGTSVRDICSKANINVAMISYYFGSKEKMMSYLYQYRVLKTRENFSEFADTIKEGKPEMQMKEIIKYIVAQLFKYNYFHGFVTQELRHTENLKDELMDFYQLFVKKLDEVIKKGVTSGVFTFTPKPEDILTTIIGSTLFVIRNRNFYELYVPNKSEETYSKEAEKKVRMNLLMSVFAILGYAAD, from the coding sequence ATGAAGAAAAAATTTACAGAAAAACAAATACACATTTTAGACATTGCCGAAGAGCTGATTGCAAAAAAAGGCTACGAAGGCACATCCGTAAGAGACATCTGTTCCAAAGCAAATATCAATGTTGCGATGATTTCTTATTATTTCGGGTCTAAAGAAAAAATGATGTCTTATCTTTATCAGTATCGGGTGCTGAAAACAAGAGAAAATTTTTCCGAGTTTGCAGATACTATTAAAGAAGGGAAACCGGAAATGCAGATGAAAGAAATTATTAAATACATTGTCGCACAGTTGTTTAAATACAATTACTTTCACGGATTCGTTACCCAGGAACTCCGCCATACGGAAAATCTCAAAGACGAATTAATGGATTTTTATCAGCTTTTTGTCAAAAAACTGGATGAGGTAATAAAAAAAGGAGTTACCTCAGGTGTATTCACTTTTACTCCTAAACCGGAAGATATTCTCACCACCATTATCGGATCCACTTTATTTGTAATCCGGAACCGGAATTTTTATGAACTCTATGTTCCGAATAAAAGCGAGGAAACCTATTCCAAAGAGGCAGAAAAAAAAGTCAGAATGAATCTCTTAATGAGTGTTTTTGCAATTTTAGGATACGCAGCAGACTAA